The genomic stretch AAGTCCACAGTCGACCAATGACCGTCGACCGTGCACCTGTGCGATTACCTCCCTTTTAGTAAATAGAAGCGTGCACAGGGGGAAGGGAAATTCATTTCTTGTCCTGTCATTTATGACTACACTTTTCTTGTTCAGTGGACTTACTGACTTGTATGCCCAAGATGCTGACCAAAATTATCGGGCTACTTTAGAGGAGACCCTTGACCGGATCGAAACGACTTTTCAAGTCACTTTACAGTACGACCAAAAATTACTGGGGGACAAAGTGTTGGATTATGCTTTTTGGCGAATTAGGCCAGGAAATTTGGAGAATTCCCTTACGGCAGTACTGTCACCTTTTGATCTAACCTATTACCAGGAGGGAGCAAAGACCTATTCCATCAAGCCTTTTCAATACCATAAAAAATCCATCTCATTTGCTCAGGAAGAGCTGGCGTATTTCGAAAGCCTTTATGATAATCGAATTGCTTGGGAAGACAGAAAATCCCAATTGCGCCAATGCATGATCGAGGCACTTGGTATATTGGAACTTCCTAGGGGGCCATCTTCCGAACCAGTCATTACCAAGCGAAGAAATCATAAGGGCTATTCTGTGGAGAATGTTGCCCTGGAAGTGCTGCCGGGCATTTATACCACTGGCTCAGTATATAGACCTCGTCCGCTGAAAAAGAACCTTCCCATCATCATTATGCCCAATGGCCACTTTGGTGAGGGACGCTATCGGGAAAGTGAACAGATCCGAGCTGCTACGCTTGCCAAAATGGGAGCCGTGGTGGTAGGATACGATCTTTTTGCCTGGGGTGAATCCCAGTTACAGTTTGCTTCCGAAGACCATCGGTTGAGTGCCGCGCATACCATCCAAACCTGGAATGGCATCCAGTGGATCGATTACCTTTCCGCGCTTGCAGAAACTGATCCTGAGCGTGTGGGCATTACTGGAGGGTCTGGCGGTGGTTCGCAGACCATGCTGCTGACGGCCGTTGATGATCGAATCAGCGTGTCTGTGCCCACAGTGATGGTTTCCTCTCACTTCTCGGGAGGATGTCCCTGCGAAAGCGGCAAACCTATCCACTTATGTGGAGGCGGAACCAATAATGCGGAAATTGCGGCAATGGCTGCACCCAGACCATTGTTGATCATTTCTGATGGAGGGGATTGGACCCATACTGTACCGGAATTAGAGTTTCCATTTATCCAGCGGACGTATGGATTTTATGGTGCCGAAAATAAGGTGGCCAATGCGCACTTCCCGGAAGAAGGCCATGACTATAAATATTCCAAACGTCAGGCCATGTATCCGTTTATGGCAGAACATTTAGGCTTGCATATTGATAAGTTAAAGAATGATGAAGGAAAGGTGGATGAAAGCGGTGTAGTCATTGAAGAGGAGCAAACCTTGAAAGTGTTTGGCCAAAATGGGGAAGATCTTCCTGAGAGTGCCATTAAAGGGAAAGATGCCCTGTTTAATGTCTTGGAATAATTGTCATTTCAAATGCCTGGCCCATCATGTCCGTCATTGCTTATGAAGGGATAGCGGAGTGAAGGGATCGCTTCACCTGGAAACAAGATTGCCCGTTGTCCTGCCAGATGTTCCGCGGAACCTGCTAACATTGAGTTTCAGACTCAGGACAACAGCTGTGCCGACTGGAGCAACAATATAACAGCAACGCTGTTCGGAATTTGTAATCCGGATTAGTGAAGCATCGTCCACGGAGGACCGTTGATCGTGGACTGTCGACCAGAAAACCAAGTAACTCAATAACCTAATAACTCAAAAGCCAATGCGTTGGACAACATTCTTACTTCTCGTCTTTTTTGCACATACGACCAGCCTTCAGGCGCAGGATACGCCGTGGAAGCTTTGGTACGATAAGCCGGCATCCAACTGGAACGAAGCCTTGCCCTTAGGAAATGGTCGCCTCGGCGCAATGGTCTTTGGGGCACCAGCGATGGAGCGGTTGCAGCTGAATGAGGAGACCATCTGGGCGGGTTCACCCAATAGCAATGCCCACAGCAAAGCCA from Echinicola soli encodes the following:
- a CDS encoding alpha/beta hydrolase family protein; this encodes MTTLFLFSGLTDLYAQDADQNYRATLEETLDRIETTFQVTLQYDQKLLGDKVLDYAFWRIRPGNLENSLTAVLSPFDLTYYQEGAKTYSIKPFQYHKKSISFAQEELAYFESLYDNRIAWEDRKSQLRQCMIEALGILELPRGPSSEPVITKRRNHKGYSVENVALEVLPGIYTTGSVYRPRPLKKNLPIIIMPNGHFGEGRYRESEQIRAATLAKMGAVVVGYDLFAWGESQLQFASEDHRLSAAHTIQTWNGIQWIDYLSALAETDPERVGITGGSGGGSQTMLLTAVDDRISVSVPTVMVSSHFSGGCPCESGKPIHLCGGGTNNAEIAAMAAPRPLLIISDGGDWTHTVPELEFPFIQRTYGFYGAENKVANAHFPEEGHDYKYSKRQAMYPFMAEHLGLHIDKLKNDEGKVDESGVVIEEEQTLKVFGQNGEDLPESAIKGKDALFNVLE